The sequence ctacactatgCTGCCTCAGAAGGGTCTGAGGTCATTTGTTAAAGAGAAACTTTGGTATCAAGCTGAACTTATATAACAactggacagccagtttggtgtagtggttaagagcgtgggactctaaagtagagaactgggtttgattccccactcctccacttcaagccagctgggtgaccttgggtcagtcacagcttttcagagctctctcagtcccactcacctcacagtgtgtttgttgttgtggggatagtaataacactagcaacaaagcctgttgtgggaaaaaatacaacaaactCTAGataggggagggtgggcaggtcgGCATTCTCTCATCTCTCTGTCACTCTCATCTCTcagtcactgatcccagctggatgaaggcagggggaggggcgtgaatggccacttcctctgtgcctgatcacgGCCAAGTGAAAAGGCACTGCCACTTGTTCTgatcctgatcccacctggatgaaggtggggtgcaggcgttgccaccttctccgctcttgataccagctgggtgaagggaggaggcaggcattgccaccttctccgctcctgatcccacctgggtgaaggtggggtgcaggcgttgccacttgctccactcctgataccagctgggtgaagggaggaggcaggcgttgccaccttctctgctcctgatcccacctgggtgaaggtggggtgcaggcgttgccagctgctctgctgctgatcttggctggatgaaggtgggagcaggcattgccatctgctttgcttctgatctgagctgggtgcaGATCAAACGGGCATTGCCCccggctctgtgcctgatcccagctgggtaaaaggtaggtgggcactgccacctacaACGTGcttcagctgggtgaagatgggaggcaggcattgccccctgccccactcctgatcccacctgggtgaaggggggggaggcaggcattgccccctgctttgTTCCTCATGCtacctgggtgaaggcggggggtgggcactgccacctgctttgcttctgatcccacctgggtgaaggcaggggacgggcattgccaccttctctgttttTCATACCACTCTTGATACCAGTCAAGAGGCAAGCACtatcccctgctctgctcctgatcccagctgggtgaaggcagggggcaagcattgctgcctgctctgcacttgatccttgcCTGGGCCTCCTGccgtggcacactctctggaggtctggctgcctcttctgggcttccctccacagcagcgccctctggtggcgcaccagggtaggaagtgagttgcctTGAATATgcttaccttttatatagtaggatactatataaatatagtatagtatagtatagtatagtatatattTATATAGTATAGTGCCGTACATATTTATATAGTATAGCATTTATTTAGATAGGATAGGATagagtagcatactttgtaaaccgctctagcGGGTGTTATGCCATCCTTaagagtggcatataaatcaaatgttgttattattgttattattacttcttACTCTGCTCCTTATCCAACTACTAAAGTAGTTCTACGGACTGTGTCTCTTTCACATCCTGCCCTGGCCACAGAATTTCCTAAATTCCAATTCTTCTGCAAGTATTCATTTCTGTGCCTTGTATGTGGGCCGGACACATCACTTCCACAATTGgtgtctcattatcagaagtaactgatcccattatcagaagctactgattgcatctacccccccctcccctcgccacctatatatctgaccagtttcttcttaccctccatgcatctgacgaagagtgctgcgattcttgaaagcttatgctacagtaaagttgggttaatcttaaaggtgctactggactcttctcgattttgctactacagactaacacggctaattcctctggatctatgacaattgGTCTCTTTCTCACTTCCAGAAAAGATGTCAGTTTTTTCTTCTcttcaaatcttttttttttaattcatactCAAAAGATCCTGTGCCCCAAACTTGGCTTCCAGCAGGTCAGGGCAAACCATTCTCTCAGATGATTACTTTAGAAACTGCATTTCAAAGCTGACACGATCAGTTCCAACACTATTTCACCACACAAATGCCTTAAAGAGATGCACTGCAGGAATAAGAGATCCCTTAAAATTGTGCCAAAAAGGACTCTGTGGACTAGTTCTCCACCTCAGCTTCTCAGACAGTGCATGGGGAGAAAAGGAGACAGGCACTCACCATCCCCATCTTGTTCGCCAGCTGCTCGGTAACGATGCATCCGCAAAACATGGTCTGAGATCTCCCGATCCTGCTCTGGATCCATCTGATCCAAGACAATGAAGAGCAGATCGAATCGAGAGAGCAAGGAATCCTGAAGGCCGATGTTCTCCATGGGGGTTTTGTACTGGTCATACTGTAAAGATGCACAAGCAAGGCTCCAGTTTGCTTTTGTGACAATTGAGTGACTTTATCGCTAAAGTGACAGGTTACAGTTCACGAGAAGGGAAGTGGGTAATTCTGGTGAGAAAAGGATCAGCGGCAACCTCCAAAACACAGCCCCACCAGTCAGAAGTTGTCTGATACTGTTTTGAgcccagaaaaaaaatgaggaaagCTGGCAAAAGCTTTGGACTGCCCTGGGCCCCCTTTCTGTCTGGTGTGTCACTTTATTAAATAATGCCTACATTCATCATGACATAAAGTTAGGGAGAAATCTTTTTTTGCAGGGACTTGGAACATCTTCACTGAGATGCCAGCAGGTTTCAGCAGGCTGAAAtccacacatcctggcatagcgctaaactgttggaacaatggcgtcttcctggtgcaatttctgacatcattgcaccacgagAGCGGAATCGTGGCACGaagtcagaaatcatgccaagaAGCTATTGTTCTGACAGCTTTGCACTAGGCTGGGACGTGTGGATCCAGCCCTTCACGCTAGGAAACTGGAGGAAGCCACAGGATCTCTGGGACAAGCAAAACATCCATGTCACAACTCCTAAGAGAACGGGAAACACTGCCCTGGCATGCAAATCCCTGCAGAAAAAGTAACACAAAACACCAGCTCTGTCACAGCTTTCAAGAGTTCTGCCTTATGCTATGCCAAAGGGGTTCCTCGCCAGTAAATGACAGTGTCTCTTGACGAAGCATCTCTCCCTTAGTCATCAGGATGGCCAGAACAAGCCTCAGCAATGAACGGTGTCCTCCCAAGTGGTAAGGTGGCAACaaaggacagggctttttcagcagcagccccacTCACAGAACGCACATTCGCCTGACACCTACTCATTTATAATTCAGGCACCAgggcaaaactttttttttatctGCCCAGACTTTTAATGAagttcttcctttccttcactcAGCCATTTTATTGGAAATTGTATCACCTGTAGTATTTTACATCCTAAGCCTGGCCTGGGTAGAGCAATTTGGACAGTACtttttatgttctcagtgtgGTTTATTAAACTGCTGCTGGGTTAATGTTGTTTTATGTCTGACTAGATTTTTCTTAAATTGCTGGCTATTTAACATATCGGGCTGGATCCCACTGATTGGGTACAATAGCTCAGATGCTTAACGGCTGAGGTAAGCTGATTAAAGCACTTACCCTTCCATACACCGGATTGGCAGCTGCGAGAACACTGCAGCGGGCATTGAGCTGGGCCTGAATGCCTGCCTTGGTAATAGTCACGTGCCCCTGTTCCATAACCTCATGGATAGCCGTGCGGTCAATATCGGACATCTTGTCGAACTCGTCAATGCACACCACCCCCCGGTCTGCCAGGACCATGGCGCCTGCTTCCAGGCAACGCTCTCCTGAAGACAAACATTAATATGCAATAAAAATTGGAAATCGAAGCACAATACCCTCAAGCCTTTTTGAACTCATTGGGGTGAATATCTAAAAACAGAGGCACCAAATCCACTAAGCAAAAGCTGTTTATACTTCTATTggccttaaaaaaaagaaaaacaacaagaaaCAGCTTGAATGTTGCCACCAGTGTATTTGTATTTataaattgtgtgtgttatgtaccgtcaATTGTCTCCGAACTATGGcaggaccctatgaatgaaagacctccaaaacgtcctattattaacagccttgctcagatccggAAGATGTTATTGAGCCAAgccgtctcgttttaggtctcccccttttcctactgccttccactattCCCACATTTCTCTCCTAGAAGGGCCACTATGGtagttaacaaattaaaacaaatacaaaattaCATTATAGGCCATTAAAAATCTACCcaaatatataattaaaacaggtATAACAAGAGATGTAAAAACagacataaaacacacacaaaacatttaaaactttcAGCATGAAAGGTGCACTGAGGGTACACCTaacgaaacaaaaaaaaaggacgAGCGGGGACCACTTAATGTAttcctttttttctggagaaaaatTTAAACTGCACATAAGTCATTTGTACATTACATTTGTACACCATCCTCTCACAATTAATCTCCATCCCAGAAAAGAACAATACACTATGgattatatattaatatattagcTACAGATTGTGAAAGCCCTGAAGGGTTCTGCCTATGGAAGACAGACTCCACTTGGCCAAATAAAAACCAAGGGGCCGATTCCCAGGTTGCCAATAACACCTGTGCCGATTTTTAACCCGAAAAGAATTCTCATAGCTGGAATGTCACATCTCTGCTCAAAGTAAAAGGGTGGCCATATATATTTATACCTTGACTGGATAGTGCAGACAActctgacctcatcagatcttagaagctaacaGCCCCGGCatcccagactgcgtgatgacgtcggcaggtggctggggcagcacgaGGAGGCCGCCTGCGCACCGTCCTGGCTGCCTGTCATCCCTggcctggggctgctgcaccCACCTGAAGGCAGGGGGGCTGGCCAGCAGTGGCGCAGGGCTGGCTGGCggtgcgcctccacccccagcacccctgctggtgccccctccggcccaCGGTGCCCACGGCccctgcctcaatggtggcactggccctggaagctaagcagggctggccttggttagtaactgcatgggagacctccaaggaagtccagggttgctatgcagaggtgggcaaaggcaaaccacctctgttagtctcttaaaaaccccagcaggggtcgccataagtcagctacaacttgacagcactttccactaccatataggtatgtgcgcgcacacacacaaagattatTTCACCTAAAGTTCTCAACATTTTACAAAAGAGTTCATGAGCCACTAATTTTATGGTTGGATGGAGCACATAATGGGCTCAGCTCCACAAGACATGGGTTAACTTGTGACTGGatcaccaatttttttttaatgttaaaaggaAATGGATAAAGGGAGGCGGTTTACTTCATTGCTCCTTGGCCTGTAGGGGAAGACATACAGGAACCAGAACATTTTCCCTGGCACAGCACAGAACTAATCACCATCCTTAGCAGGATGGAGCCATTAGGCCCACACCGCTCTCCACAGATACCTGCAGCCCCCAAGCTGCTCCCACATAAGGCCCCCCTCCAACCTCACCCAAGAACAAACGCCACCTCTGTTTTACAGACAACTCCATTCACCCTCCCCACAACCGCACAGTTTCCTCTGCCATCCAGCCTGCTTCTTACCAGTTTCCTGGTCTGTAGTGACCGCAGCTGTCAGACCAACTCCAGAAGAGCCCCTGCCCGTTGTGGGAATGGCCCGGGGAGCAGTACACAACACGTAACGCAGCAACTGAGACTTAGCGACCGAGGGGTCACCTGAAACAGAAGCCACAAAGGCTAGTTAAGAGTGCTGAAGAAGTCCAAGTTACTGGATTAATCCACCATCCATGCCATCCTACGCTTACAGGACGGGAAGATCTCAAAGAAGTTTCGCAAACAAGTTTTCTCTAGTGTCGTACCAATGAGCAGGATGTTGATGTCCCCTCGGAGGCGGCTCCCGTTTTCCAGCACCTTCTCCACCCCACCTAGCAGCATGCAGAGAATGGCCTTCTTGATATACTCGTGCCCATGAATACTGGGAGCCAGAGACCTTGCCAGCTGGTCGAAGATTTCCTAAACAGAggcacggggggtggggggaggaaatggcaCAGAAGCAGTTAAGCACACCCCTCCACGACACGGGCTCACTGCAGTTTCCAAGGGTGATGGAAAACATGAGCAGCCttccaaaacacacacaatgtGTGTGTAGACAGAAATCAGTATGAAGAGATATTTAATGAGTGATATACTGGGACTGTAGAAATCTGAATAAGCAGAGCGTATGAGAGTGTCAGgcgagtagccgtgttggtctgcactagaacagcaggatttgagtccagttgtaccttagagagcaacaagatctccaggatatgagcttttgagagtcagagctcccttcctcagatacctgaagaaggaaTAGAGAGATGCTAAGTTAATATGAAGAAGCTTTGTCTctaaaaagctcataccctggaaattttgtccatctctaaggtgccactggactcaaatcctaccatCTTAGACATGATACCAGCTTATGTCTCACTCAAAATTGAAAAAAGAACCACACTTGGAAAGAAAGTGCATAGAGCCAGGTATCAGTTGGAACGGGCGAAGTATTGCTTGGTAAAAATCACAAAAGGCAATGGGATTGTTCCACAAGCTCTCCCActttatcttgcctttcttcaCTGCAGCCATTGTCCCATGTGGCTATTGTCCAACAATCTCCTTTCTAGTTGGGAGtttgagtgtgtgtatgtgacaGATATGCGCATCACAAACATGTGcttagtggaaaagagcaagagcccaataggacctataagactaacaacatttgtggtagggtgtgagctttcgtgactcacagctcattatctgaagaagtgagctgtgagtcacgaaagctcacaccccaccacaaattttgttagtcttataggtcctattgggctcttgctcttttctactgctacagacagtctaacatggttacccatcttgatctatgtgcTTAGTGGAGAGCCTGCCAAAAAACTCTTTGATGAACCTGGATTGTCTCAAGTTACCAGTGCAAAACGGCCCTGTCGGCACAACCTGGCTTACCTTGGAGTGGCTTTTGCTAAACCGCTTTATCTTGggaatgtcacttcccaggaatgTAGGCTGAGCCTCCTTGTTCATCTGCTTCACGTGACAAGCGATCAGAATGgtcctgggaggggggaaaaacatAAGACAATCCTGCCTCTGGCGCTGCAACAGATCTAGACAAGCTGCTGCCCCCGCATAGGAAAGAAAAATGCTCTAAACCCAGTCACCTCTGCTCCATTTGCAGTGGGACCTTtgtgcaaaatggctgccccaataATGTGACTTCCCAATTGCACTCCTGCCCCTCCGTCATTTGAGGAAGGTGAGCACAATCCCATTCTCTTCCACACCATGCAAAGAACTCTTTTCAAGCCCCCGGCTAGACAACCTCATCTGCCTGCCTTCCAACAGGTTCGACCTACCCCAAGGCACGCTAGTCCCTGAGAAATGTGATTACACTGGAGAAAGAAGAGTAATAACAATTGTAGCACAGATCTTACAAACAAGGCAAGATGAAAACAAGGCACAAGAGAAATCGGTTTTGGAGATCATGAAAACagggcagaagtgacatcagcacagaAATTGCGGAATGTGATGACGGATGCCAGCCTGAAAGACTTTAAAAGGGGAGTGGACAAATTCACAGAGGAAGAGGCTGCCAATGGCTCCGAGTCATGATGGATATCTACTCCCTCCAGTACTGCCAGAGGCACTATGCCTCTTTACATCAGTTGGCCTTGCAGCCATCTTTCTCGcgggcttcctagaggcagctggtCTGTGCggcagaatgctggactgggTGGGCCTTTGGTCAGGCCCAGCGAGGCTCTTCATGTTCTTATGGGGAACATTAAAAGGAGAAGCAAGATGTCTGCTCGCCATCTTTACTGTTACAGTGTGTTAATGTGCATACTGCGTGTTATCAAGGAAGTTATGGGATATGCAGAACAGGAATAAGATGGATGGACAGACTTTGTATTACACACTAAACTACATTACGCAAACACAGAGGCGCTATGCATTGTACGTTATTTCAGAAACTTAGCAGGAACGAAGAAACCAGTTTGTCCAAGAAAGATCAAGTGAACAGCCCAATCCAGAAAGATGCAGGCAGAAATTACCAAGACCTGGAAAAAAGATTGCAAGGCAAACCATAGAAGGAGTGCTAGATCCTCAAGAAACAAGCCATGGGGCATTGCTGAGGACTAGGTCACGATGGATCCACCAAGGCAATTGCTCAGATCTGCAACTTGTCATTTAAAACTGAAGCAATCTCAGATTTGAGGAAAACGGCTCTGGAGGGAACAGGGCAAGAGTTTCCAGCCCATGCCAAATGGTTATTGTGTTACTCCATTTCatcccccgcacacacacactgattaTCTGGTATGAGTCTATTTTATGCCTAGAGTGCCTAGATACCGTTCATACACAGCTTTTAAAACTGATGATATTTTCCCCACTGAAGGACTGGAGGAGTGAGCTTAGCACAACAGAACCACATCTGCAGTACGAGAGGCATTCTGTGAACTGTCAGGATGAAAACAATGCAGATATGGTAATTATTAACCTATAAatccctatgcagactgggaccggcgtatctgtgggaccgcctctccccatatgaaccccagggGACTCTCCGCTCCAGCGAGAAACATCCGCTTAAGGTCCCTGCCCCAGgtaggcccgcctggcatcggccagggccagggcctttttggtcctggccccatcctggtggaacgctctgtctaataagaccaaggcccggcaagatttgttatctttttgccgggcctgcaagatggagctgttccgccaggcatatgggcagtgctaggtgGAGCCCTCCTGGCCGGTTGTTGATGGATTGGCCCCCCTACCACCAATGCCCCCGTTTAAAAATCCCTGTACTGCAACGATGCTCTGAAGATGATCTGAGTTTGGTCAGTGGAACTCTGTGCTGCTATGTTGATGttgatatatgtattttaaactgtgtaaagcTGGATGTTTATATGGTcgctaatttataataattgttttatatattttaacctctacgtatctgtaatctgccctgagcttgctggaaatgtggggagggcaggatataaattgaaaataaaataaataaataaaaaggagaccTGGATGTTTACAGCCACATCCAGGAACTTTGATGGCCAGCAAGCACGTTTGGTtgggaattattatttttttttttaaatcaactccAGGTACAAGCTCGAAGCAGTAAGATGCACGCTGCCCAGTTTACCTGAACGTCCCCGATGtgtagccccctttcttccctggCAAGCAACGGAAGGTTCCGATGACCTGCACTCTGTCCCCTGGCTTGACCGTGTCCACCAAATCGTCATCCAAAATGACATCCACAGAGCGAGGGAGCTGCCCGGCGGGTGCTTTCTCTGGCATCTCTTGGATCGCGATGGTTTGATGGTCCTTGTAGGAAGACAGGCCGTATTCTGTCTCAAGGGGGTTGTTCTCTTCATCCTACACGAACAATATAAGAAAATCCAAGTCATGGGGTGTTTTGGAGACATCGGAAAAGGCATTTCCACCACCGCAACAGAAAAACACTTAGAGCTGTGCAGAGGACTCCTTTCTATGCTTTCCTGGTATGCGATTACAGCCACTACTGGAGGTATTTAGCAACTCTGAGCCCACACAGAACTTGCTATTAGGCATTCTAGGAACctaacttttcttttaaaaaaattatatgtaGTCAAGAGTCAAGGAGGGATCTATTTAAGTTTTCAGAagtcctgagatgctcaggagacaggcgggcatataaatatttcaaataaataagagaaGCGGGTGGAACCTCTGCACCCTCCCAGCTCTTTGCCACTCCCCTTGACCCCCCAAATTCCCTGACTTGATACATGTTGCAAAACTTAAaacgaattttttttttaaagttcgaTGTTTCATAATATGACAACCTATATTCTGGGCACATTAGGCCTCCTTATAACTAGTGCATATTACAGCCTGCAGTGCAAAAGCAATGGCTTGAAGGTAAGGCGAGGCAAGGCCAACCATTACCCATGCCTTTCTGaacacatgtgaagctgccttatacaaaaTCAGACTATTGTTccatcatggtcagtattgtctactcagactggctgcaGTTCTCCAGAAACTGAGGCAGAGGTCTTCAAAATcttctactgcctggtcctttttaactggagatggtggggattgaacttggagcCTTCTGAAAGCCAAGCCTCAATAACTTCAACATGTCTGGAACAGGCAGCTCACATGTTCTACCATTAAAGCTCTAACAGAGCACGTTTGTCAAAATACATTTCCTGACAATGCTCGACTATTATATAGTAATAATCAAGACATTCCTAATATCCACTGGGTGGAACAAAACTCAGTCTGCAATTTGTGTGATTGCTCCAGAATATATCTCTTGACTGGTGGATAATGACCTATATACAACAGGAATCAACTTGGCATTTATAACAATGTATATTTACTTGCTCTGTTTGGAAAAGGAGATTCTTCCTGTAAACTATTAAGGATTTTCCACCAGTTGGATGTTCTTTTCGAACTGGTTACATAAGCTTTTTGATACTTTTGTATAGGATTTAATGGATATATTTATTGGAGTATTTCTATATGAGAATTACTGAATGTATCTAGTGGACTGAGTTTTGTACCACCCAGCAGATATTAGGAATGTTTTGATGCTTATTACTATATAATAGTTGAGCATTGTCATCATGTTTGCACTTTGTAAATTATACAAACTGATTATTCTCTATCTCTGGAGGGGGGTGGTGGTGTTCCCTTTGGTTAGCGTTTCTGCTGTACCCGCTGGAGCCCTTCTGCATTTTGGTGGAAAAGACATTTCCTGTCGAGGCATGCCCATCCACTCAGATTCACTTTTTAGCCAACCCAAAGGCCACGGCCAACATAAATGTACAAAGTCCACAACTCTGCCTTGCTTACCAGATCATTGTTTTAGCAATTTTGGGTCCCAAACAAGCTTGTTTCTTTTTCCCTTCATCACATGATTAATATTAATGAATTTTTAGTCCCAAACAAGCCAATTTTTCCATTTACTAAAGTTTAAGGCACAAGACATTAATTCTGCATTTTGGAATCAAGCCACAATGAATTCAGTGGATCTTACCCCTCTATCAAGCAAAGTTtatccactttttaaaatgcattaattaaaatatttacactttTGGCACAAGTTTGAAGCTTCCCTCCAGCAAGGATGTGCACGCTTGCCCACACACGGACACGCACACACCCCTCCTTTGTCTCACCTTTGTGGGGTAAACGGCAGTGGATGGAAAAGCTTCCAGAGATGTCATATCTGTATACCGACGCTCAATGGTCTTCTTGGTAGCTGGGCAGTAATGCACACTGCGGACAATTTTGGGGCGCACCAAAGAACCTGGGGAGAGAAGCATGGGAGGGGGGTAACTGTTTTGACCAGCACTCGCCCCAGATATTCACTGACTAAACTGCAAAACTCAGTTTCAGAGCATAGTAAGTTTTATATCTAGAGCTATTCGTATGCATGATGCCTCAAAACTGTCTTAATGAGTATAGCAGGACTGACTCTCAAATGAGACTGTAATCCTAAAGCCATTTTCAATATGCTGTAAAACCACCCTGAGTACAGAAAGGATGAAAGAGTAATTTTCCACTGGTGCTCCAAGAAGGTTTTCTGCTGTTCAGTAACACCTACCCTCAGAAGAACTCTCATCGAAGAGAGGCATGTTCTGTTCCAGAGGTGTGTTGACATTCTTGCCCCTTGACCTGTATCAAGTGTACAAGGCAAGAAACTTTGGACAGAACGTGAGCTTCCTCTTCTAGACAGAATTAttctaaacggactgggactagtatacctgagggaccgcctctctccatatgtaccctggagatcGGCAGGAAAACATctgctagtggtccctggccccagggaggcctggctggcctcaaccaggggcagggctttttcaatcctagccccaacctggtggaacgctctgtcagaGGATACCTGAGCCTGCCAAGACCTTACatcttttcggcaggcctgtaagacggagatgttctgccaagcaTATGGCAGAGGCTATTATCTAACaatgcctccctactggtctcctgtcATGGGTGGGAGCTATATAGCTATCCGCCTCCCACATGTGAAGCCACAATTGGATGAGTTTGATGATTTTaaatgcatcccccccccccccggtatggTCAGGGAAAACAGAAGGGGCTGGTTACGAGCCCCTTTCTgtctttcagttagattttgcctttaacccttttcttcttttacacCCTCTGGTACATTGCTgtcaccaggaattatattccaaaataatttaaacttCCCCTTTAATAATGGGCCCaggcatcaggctccttcgtggtagtatgtggccctgaggaaaggaatgggatataggaataattCTGggataaaaaaccccaaaataaacgtttatttttacaaaaagggtatcagtttcatattatttcttaagcttgatggtttcaaagagcgttatctgttcttaaagtttcttttcataggcacagtcactcagatcttcataaactttctctctcaggctgcacacacagtttgcctgctttagtttctctcagacacacagagttcagatttccactAGTTCTCTCAGAAACGcttaaacacactcaggctgcgcacagcttgcctctcttgccctgactgaatcttttctctccactcagtgggggattccgcatgatcaattttgatcggactttctgagcagtcacgccgcggtggagtcctacgaatccacttctccccgattccacattaggcttttgtttcgcacatttcatcggctcaaagtccatcatgaggaatttttgacaggataaaaatcgattcctcatcgctttttccgggggaagtgtcgaatgatgcacatcttcatttttttttattcccccccccaaaaaaacattgctacacataaacgttgcatcaaaccaacacattagaaaaaaaattctcacaaaaaaagttgctacacataaacgttgcatcaaataaacatattggataggccagagcacttc is a genomic window of Eublepharis macularius isolate TG4126 chromosome 1, MPM_Emac_v1.0, whole genome shotgun sequence containing:
- the MCM3 gene encoding DNA replication licensing factor MCM3 isoform X2, whose product is MRNCEKLSETTWISWTTSLLNNAFEEMVAFQRALKDLVASVDTTYSKQHEEFYIGLEGSFGSKHVTPRTLTSQFLSCVVCVEGIVTKCSLVRPKIVRSVHYCPATKKTIERRYTDMTSLEAFPSTAVYPTKDEENNPLETEYGLSSYKDHQTIAIQEMPEKAPAGQLPRSVDVILDDDLVDTVKPGDRVQVIGTFRCLPGKKGGYTSGTFRTILIACHVKQMNKEAQPTFLGSDIPKIKRFSKSHSKEIFDQLARSLAPSIHGHEYIKKAILCMLLGGVEKVLENGSRLRGDINILLIGDPSVAKSQLLRYVLCTAPRAIPTTGRGSSGVGLTAAVTTDQETGERCLEAGAMVLADRGVVCIDEFDKMSDIDRTAIHEVMEQGHVTITKAGIQAQLNARCSVLAAANPVYGRYDQYKTPMENIGLQDSLLSRFDLLFIVLDQMDPEQDREISDHVLRMHRYRAAGEQDGDVMPLGSSVDRLATEDPGLAEEEEQELQVYEKHDDILHGPKRRKEKVVSMEFMRKYITFAKMLKPVLTEEAASFIAKSYSELRGQQEATSDVARTCPITARTLETLIRLSTAHAKARMCKTIDEIDARAALDLVQFAYFKKVLEKEKKRKKQARDDTDQETDDEAEQETETRQKKRRKTRSGDQKAAEGESHDPYDFSDTEEEMPEVQARTPKSPDPSSTGETKTKLAESRLKEFKAALLEVFKSTHAQSVGLKNVMKSINQDNPKPFSSSEVKVALDQMQDDNQIMMSDDIIFLI